A single genomic interval of Bacteroidetes bacterium GWF2_43_63 harbors:
- a CDS encoding sigma-54-dependent Fis family transcriptional regulator, with protein MNEITSIKQRFGIIGQSPLIDRAIDVARQVAPTDLTVLITGESGTGKEVFPKIIHQFSARKHGPFIAVNCGAIPEGTIDSELFGHEKGSFTGATDARKGYFEVVNGGTIFLDEVAELPLSTQVRLLRVLESGEFFRVGSSKVIKTDARVVAATNVKLGEAIANGKFREDLFYRLNTVPIHIPPLRERKEDIALLFRKFAADFAEKYRMPALVLSDEAQNMLRQHYWSGNVRQLKNVTEQISIIEQAREVTVNTLSKYLNDSNPSMLPVLQRHFENSDEHANERELLYKVLFDMKKDMAEMKKLISEIISATGIDPSMPGRTISAVDGIPIQPEFFKPQYNAPSQEFQHTRDTINEIPIDYSEEVEESLSLEKKEKEIITKALEKHHSRRKNAAAELGISERTLYRKIKEYGIE; from the coding sequence ATGAACGAAATCACATCCATAAAGCAACGGTTTGGCATTATCGGACAATCTCCTTTGATTGACCGCGCCATCGACGTAGCCCGTCAGGTGGCTCCTACCGACCTGACCGTTCTCATCACCGGGGAAAGTGGTACCGGAAAGGAAGTTTTCCCGAAAATCATTCATCAGTTCAGTGCCCGCAAGCATGGACCATTCATCGCCGTAAACTGCGGAGCCATCCCTGAAGGAACCATTGACAGTGAACTTTTCGGTCACGAAAAGGGTTCGTTCACCGGAGCAACTGATGCCCGCAAAGGATATTTTGAAGTTGTAAACGGCGGAACGATCTTCCTGGATGAAGTAGCCGAGCTGCCTCTCAGCACTCAGGTGCGCCTGCTTCGTGTTCTCGAAAGCGGTGAATTCTTTCGGGTAGGATCATCAAAAGTGATAAAAACAGATGCCCGCGTGGTGGCCGCCACCAATGTAAAACTGGGCGAAGCAATTGCAAATGGCAAATTCAGAGAAGATCTGTTTTATCGTCTGAACACAGTCCCTATTCATATTCCGCCTTTGCGCGAACGCAAAGAAGATATAGCTCTCTTGTTCCGCAAATTTGCTGCAGACTTTGCCGAAAAATACAGAATGCCTGCACTTGTGCTTTCCGACGAAGCACAGAACATGCTCCGGCAGCACTACTGGTCGGGTAATGTGCGTCAACTGAAGAATGTGACCGAACAGATCTCAATTATTGAACAAGCCCGGGAAGTGACGGTAAATACGCTTTCGAAATATCTCAACGACAGCAATCCCTCCATGCTGCCCGTTCTCCAACGCCACTTCGAAAACAGCGACGAACATGCCAATGAAAGGGAACTGCTTTACAAAGTCCTTTTCGACATGAAAAAAGATATGGCGGAAATGAAAAAACTGATTTCCGAAATTATCTCAGCTACCGGAATCGACCCCTCCATGCCAGGCCGCACTATATCGGCTGTTGATGGCATTCCCATTCAGCCGGAATTTTTCAAACCTCAATATAACGCACCCTCACAGGAATTTCAGCACACAAGAGACACGATAAACGAAATTCCCATTGACTATTCCGAAGAAGTAGAAGAATCTCTTTCGCTGGAGAAAAAGGAAAAAGAAATCATCACCAAGGCACTTGAAAAACACCATAGCCGGCGCAAAAACGCAGCTGCAGAACTTGGAATTTCAGAAAGAACGCTGTACAGAAAAATAAAGGAATACGGAATAGAATGA
- a CDS encoding preprotein translocase subunit SecG yields MGFYIFLVILMIIVCVLLGLIVLVQNSKGGGLVAGMQSSNQFMGVRQTADFLEKSTWTLAIVILVLSLMSIFVIPRGQQQTEDSRVKNYIESNELAPISTPEGEQPATPVE; encoded by the coding sequence ATGGGCTTTTACATTTTTCTCGTAATCCTGATGATAATCGTTTGTGTCCTTCTTGGACTTATTGTTTTGGTGCAGAATTCCAAAGGCGGCGGACTTGTTGCCGGAATGCAATCATCAAATCAGTTTATGGGCGTACGTCAGACCGCTGATTTCTTAGAAAAAAGCACATGGACGCTTGCCATCGTTATTCTGGTGCTGAGTCTTATGTCTATTTTTGTGATACCACGCGGACAGCAGCAAACAGAAGACAGCCGCGTTAAGAATTATATTGAGTCGAATGAACTGGCTCCAATCAGCACTCCAGAAGGAGAGCAACCCGCAACACCGGTTGAATAA
- a CDS encoding co-chaperone GroES: MSTINIKPLADRVVIEPAQAETKTSSGIIIPDTAKEKPQRGTIVAAGPGKKDEPVTVKVGDVVLYGKYAGTEITIDGKDYLIMKESDVLAII, encoded by the coding sequence ATGAGTACCATAAACATTAAACCTCTTGCCGACCGCGTTGTAATTGAACCGGCTCAGGCTGAAACAAAAACCAGCAGTGGAATTATCATCCCCGACACCGCCAAGGAAAAACCCCAGCGCGGAACCATCGTTGCCGCAGGTCCCGGCAAAAAAGACGAGCCTGTCACTGTTAAAGTGGGTGACGTTGTATTGTACGGCAAATATGCCGGAACCGAAATCACCATTGATGGCAAGGATTATCTGATCATGAAAGAATCCGACGTTCTCGCAATCATCTAA
- a CDS encoding chaperonin GroL, producing the protein MAKQIIYGVEAREMIKKGVDALSNAVKVTLGPKGRNVIIEKSYGAPAITKDGVTVAKEIELPEKVNNMGAQMVKEVASKTNDAAGDGTTTATVLAQAIFNTGLKNVTAGANPMDLKRGIDKAVAAVIENLKKQSKEIGDSFEKIEQVATISANNDSEIGKQIAEAMRKVKKEGVITIEEAKGTDTTVDVVEGMQFDRGYLSPYFVTDTEKMQTSFENAFMLIYDKKISSMKELLPILEKVVQTGRPMLIISEDIEGEALATLVVNKLRGSLRVAAVKAPGFGDRRKEMLEDIAVLTGGIVISEEKGYKLEDADLTYLGQAEKLTIDKENTTIVKGMGSKENIDARIAQIKAQMEATTSDYDREKLQERLAKLAGGVAVIKVGAASEVEMKEKKDRFDDALHATRAAVEEGIVPGGGVAYIRAIEAIAGLKGNNEDENTGIDIIRKAIESPMRMIVENAGLEGSVIVQKVKEGKGDYGFNARTEVYENLLETGVIDPTKVTRIALENAASIAGMLLTTETVIVDIKEDKPAMPPMPGGGMGDMY; encoded by the coding sequence ATGGCAAAACAAATTATTTACGGTGTTGAAGCCCGTGAAATGATAAAAAAAGGTGTTGACGCTTTGTCAAACGCCGTCAAAGTTACTCTGGGGCCAAAAGGCCGCAATGTTATCATTGAAAAATCGTACGGTGCCCCCGCAATTACCAAGGACGGTGTAACCGTTGCCAAGGAAATTGAACTACCGGAAAAAGTAAACAATATGGGCGCGCAGATGGTGAAAGAAGTTGCCAGCAAAACCAATGATGCTGCCGGCGACGGAACCACTACCGCTACCGTTTTGGCTCAGGCCATTTTCAATACCGGACTGAAAAACGTCACTGCCGGAGCCAACCCTATGGACCTCAAACGCGGCATTGACAAAGCAGTTGCCGCTGTGATTGAAAACCTCAAAAAACAATCAAAAGAAATTGGCGACAGCTTCGAAAAAATCGAGCAGGTAGCAACGATTTCTGCAAACAACGATAGCGAAATCGGCAAACAGATCGCCGAAGCCATGCGGAAAGTGAAAAAAGAAGGCGTCATTACCATCGAAGAAGCTAAAGGAACCGATACCACCGTTGATGTTGTTGAAGGTATGCAGTTCGACCGTGGATATTTGTCACCTTATTTCGTGACCGATACTGAAAAAATGCAGACTTCGTTCGAAAACGCTTTCATGTTGATTTATGACAAGAAGATCAGCAGCATGAAAGAACTGCTTCCGATTCTCGAAAAAGTTGTTCAGACCGGCCGCCCAATGCTGATTATCTCCGAAGACATCGAAGGTGAAGCACTGGCTACCCTCGTGGTGAACAAACTGCGTGGTTCGCTCCGCGTAGCAGCTGTGAAAGCTCCTGGTTTCGGCGATCGTCGCAAGGAAATGCTCGAGGACATCGCAGTTCTGACTGGCGGTATCGTCATCAGCGAAGAAAAAGGCTATAAGCTCGAAGACGCTGACCTGACCTATCTCGGACAAGCTGAAAAACTGACTATTGACAAAGAAAATACAACCATCGTGAAAGGTATGGGCAGCAAAGAAAATATTGATGCCCGCATAGCACAGATCAAAGCACAGATGGAAGCAACCACCAGCGATTATGACCGCGAAAAGCTGCAGGAACGTCTTGCCAAACTGGCTGGCGGTGTTGCTGTCATCAAAGTAGGTGCTGCCTCCGAAGTTGAAATGAAAGAAAAGAAAGACCGCTTCGACGACGCTCTGCACGCAACCCGTGCTGCTGTTGAAGAAGGAATCGTTCCTGGCGGCGGTGTTGCTTATATCCGCGCCATCGAAGCTATTGCCGGCCTGAAAGGCAACAACGAAGACGAAAATACCGGAATCGATATCATCCGCAAAGCGATTGAATCACCAATGCGCATGATTGTTGAAAATGCAGGCCTCGAAGGCAGTGTGATCGTTCAGAAAGTGAAAGAAGGAAAAGGTGACTATGGTTTCAACGCCCGCACCGAAGTATACGAAAATCTGCTCGAAACCGGCGTGATCGATCCTACCAAGGTGACCCGCATTGCGCTTGAAAATGCTGCATCAATTGCCGGCATGCTCCTGACTACCGAAACTGTGATCGTTGATATTAAAGAAGACAAACCCGCGATGCCTCCGATGCCCGGTGGCGGAATGGGTGACATGTATTAA
- a CDS encoding ATP synthase F0 subunit A → MQKFILIFTLVFATLCSLPSYASAGHGSETTETEKSEGIDITEVIFDHILDSHEWHIMTLYEGQENEKHVVVPLPVILWDEGSLVVFMSSKFHHAEHFEYQIGTKETFEGNYEGKVVRVNEKGEVVSVPLDFSITKNAASLIFSAMLLLLIFIPVARRYKKTENSAPKGLQGFLEPIILFVVDDIVKPNIGEKRYARFAPYLLTLFFFILLNNLMGLIPFFPFGVNLTGNLAVTMTLAFFTLIVVNFSAGKGYWKHVFAAPGVPVWLLPIMIPVELIGIISKPFALMVRLFANITAGHIIVLSLISLIFIFQNLGIAPVSVVFVLFMDVLELLVAALQAYIFTLLTSLFIGLAVQEAEHH, encoded by the coding sequence ATGCAAAAGTTTATACTCATTTTCACTCTGGTTTTTGCCACTTTGTGCAGCCTGCCTTCCTATGCAAGTGCTGGACATGGCTCTGAAACTACCGAAACAGAAAAAAGCGAAGGGATCGACATCACTGAGGTGATCTTCGATCACATTCTTGATTCGCATGAGTGGCACATTATGACACTCTACGAAGGCCAGGAAAACGAGAAGCATGTTGTAGTGCCGCTTCCAGTCATTCTTTGGGACGAAGGGAGTCTTGTTGTGTTTATGAGTTCAAAATTCCATCATGCCGAACATTTTGAATACCAGATTGGTACAAAAGAAACATTTGAGGGTAACTATGAAGGCAAAGTAGTCCGTGTTAATGAAAAAGGCGAAGTAGTAAGCGTTCCGCTCGACTTTTCAATTACTAAAAATGCGGCATCGCTCATATTCAGCGCCATGTTGCTGTTGCTCATTTTTATTCCGGTTGCGCGTCGATACAAAAAAACCGAAAATTCGGCTCCCAAAGGGCTGCAAGGATTTCTGGAACCCATCATTCTGTTTGTTGTTGATGATATTGTCAAACCAAACATCGGCGAAAAACGTTACGCCCGGTTTGCACCTTATCTGCTTACGTTGTTTTTCTTTATTCTCCTCAATAACCTGATGGGATTGATTCCGTTTTTTCCGTTCGGGGTCAATCTGACCGGCAACCTTGCAGTGACAATGACATTGGCCTTTTTCACACTTATAGTTGTAAACTTCAGCGCTGGCAAAGGATATTGGAAACATGTTTTTGCCGCACCAGGGGTGCCGGTATGGCTTCTGCCCATCATGATTCCTGTAGAGCTCATCGGCATCATTTCAAAACCATTTGCACTCATGGTTCGTCTCTTTGCCAACATTACAGCCGGCCATATCATTGTGCTCAGTCTTATTTCACTCATTTTCATATTTCAGAATCTTGGTATAGCGCCCGTATCAGTTGTATTCGTCCTCTTTATGGATGTACTCGAATTGCTGGTGGCCGCGCTTCAGGCCTATATTTTCACACTTTTGACTTCGCTGTTTATCGGTCTGGCCGTTCAGGAAGCAGAACATCATTGA
- a CDS encoding ATP synthase F0 subunit C, protein MVLAGIGAGLAVIGAGLGIGRIGGSAMDAIARQPEATGKIQTAMIIAAALVEGVALFAVVVALIAK, encoded by the coding sequence ATGGTTTTAGCAGGAATCGGAGCAGGATTAGCCGTTATCGGCGCAGGACTCGGAATTGGTCGCATCGGTGGTTCAGCCATGGACGCCATTGCCCGTCAGCCCGAAGCAACCGGAAAAATCCAGACGGCCATGATTATTGCTGCAGCTCTCGTTGAAGGCGTTGCCCTCTTCGCAGTTGTTGTTGCTCTCATCGCCAAGTAA
- a CDS encoding ATP synthase F0 subunit B, whose translation MLTTPGLGLILWTTVVFLLLVLLLSKFAWKPIVAAIKKRNEAIDSALQAAETARKEMSQLQVNNEQLLKEAQKERDIILAEARKMRDKIVEEAGVKAREETERIIATAQENIHFEKMAAITELKNQVAVLSLEIAEKIIQINLSSDAKQQELAQKMASEISFN comes from the coding sequence ATGTTGACTACTCCCGGACTTGGATTGATATTATGGACTACAGTGGTTTTTCTGCTGTTGGTTCTGCTCCTTTCTAAATTCGCATGGAAGCCAATCGTAGCTGCCATCAAAAAAAGAAACGAAGCCATCGATTCTGCGCTTCAGGCCGCCGAAACGGCTCGCAAGGAAATGTCGCAGCTGCAGGTTAACAACGAACAGTTACTGAAAGAAGCACAGAAAGAGCGCGACATTATTCTCGCCGAAGCGCGCAAAATGCGTGACAAAATTGTGGAAGAAGCTGGCGTTAAGGCACGGGAAGAAACTGAGCGCATTATTGCCACTGCACAGGAAAACATTCATTTTGAAAAAATGGCTGCAATAACTGAGTTGAAAAATCAGGTGGCTGTTCTCTCGCTTGAAATTGCTGAAAAAATCATTCAGATAAATCTCAGCAGCGATGCAAAACAGCAGGAACTGGCTCAGAAAATGGCCAGCGAAATTTCATTTAACT